The Georgenia faecalis genome includes a window with the following:
- the smc gene encoding chromosome segregation protein SMC produces MHLKTLTLRGFKSFASATTLHLEPGITCVVGPNGSGKSNVVDALAWVMGEQGAKTLRGGSMADVIFAGTTSRAPLGRAEVSLTIDNTDGALPIDYSEVTIARTLFRGGGSEYAINGSPCRLLDIQELLSDTGMGREMHVIVGQGRLDTVLAAGPEERRGFIEEAAGVLKHRRRKEKALRKLEAMAANVARVTDLTTEIRRQLGPLAKQADVARRAQVVQADARDARARLLADDLVQLTSTLEREVADETALRDRRAAVEAAQDAARARLAALEQEAAAVAPRLRTATQTWHALGGLRERLRGLAGLAAERGRLLGTATPERPGADPDALDAQARAARGEEAALGEAQAAARRTLEAAVAARAAAEDAERESERALAAVHRGVADRREGLARLTGQVAARRSALEAGEAELGRLRVNLEGAERRAREAQAEFTVLEQQAAGAEEGEEGLDEAHERAVAELDAAEAAVATLTETVRAADGERSTWQARRETLELSLTRKDGTGALLADADALAGLLGSLPDALTVEPGYENAVAAVLGPFADAAVVESPDVAVDAVRRARDGDLGQVRLVVAGDGDGGGAAGAAPAGGRWARELVTAPDALRGTVDAMLADVVVVDDLAAARAAVTEAAVVAVTREGDVLSRTSATGGGPGGPSVLELHAAYEEAGAELTAAVARAEQARFALGPARERAQAARAEVERTLADLHASDARLAGVAERLGRLGSAARAAEAEAERIRPAIEKAVAAGAAHEAELAALAERLEHAQREPARAEEDLAAATTARDAATARARDARAKETEARLALRTVEERVSALAGRAASLERAAARERTARQVAAERERVRARQAAVAAEVGADAAVALAAIDRSLEAASREREVAEEARAVRDAELTAARAEIDRTSAELAQLTDAVHRDEVARAEQRLRISQLEERSIAELGLDPAVLVDELGPDRPVPGAGDEPDRPYVRAEQEQRLRRAERDLARLGRVNPLALEEHAALAERHQFLTTQLADLKKSRADLMSIVREIDERVERVFADAFRDTAAAFERVFSRLFPGGEGRLILTDPDDMLTTGIEIEARPAGKKVKRLSLLSGGERSLTAVALLVAIFKARPSPFYVMDEVEAALDDVNLGRLLEIFTELREDSQLIVVTHQKRTMEIADALYGVTMRGDGVTTVISQRLHEDVPAPVGT; encoded by the coding sequence GTGCACCTGAAGACGCTGACGCTGCGGGGGTTCAAGTCCTTCGCCTCGGCGACGACGCTGCACCTCGAGCCGGGGATCACCTGCGTCGTCGGCCCCAACGGCTCCGGCAAGTCGAACGTCGTCGACGCCCTCGCCTGGGTGATGGGCGAGCAGGGCGCGAAGACCCTGCGCGGCGGGTCGATGGCGGACGTCATCTTCGCCGGCACGACCTCCCGCGCCCCCCTCGGGCGCGCCGAGGTCTCGCTCACCATCGACAACACCGACGGCGCCCTGCCCATCGACTACTCCGAGGTGACGATCGCCCGCACGCTCTTCCGCGGGGGCGGGTCCGAGTACGCCATCAACGGCTCGCCGTGCCGGCTGCTCGACATCCAGGAGCTCCTCTCGGACACCGGCATGGGCCGGGAGATGCACGTCATCGTCGGGCAGGGGCGCCTCGACACCGTGCTCGCCGCGGGACCCGAGGAGCGGCGCGGGTTCATCGAGGAGGCGGCCGGCGTCCTCAAGCACCGCCGCCGCAAGGAGAAGGCGCTGCGCAAGCTCGAGGCGATGGCCGCGAACGTCGCCCGGGTCACCGACCTCACCACCGAGATCCGGCGTCAGCTCGGCCCGCTCGCCAAGCAGGCCGACGTCGCCCGCCGCGCCCAGGTGGTGCAGGCGGACGCCCGGGACGCCCGCGCCCGGCTGCTCGCCGACGACCTGGTCCAGCTCACCTCCACCCTCGAGCGCGAGGTGGCCGACGAGACCGCCCTGCGCGACCGCCGCGCCGCCGTCGAGGCGGCCCAGGACGCCGCCCGCGCGCGGCTGGCCGCGCTCGAGCAGGAGGCCGCGGCCGTCGCGCCCCGGCTGCGCACCGCCACCCAGACCTGGCACGCCCTGGGCGGGCTGCGCGAGCGCCTGCGGGGCCTGGCCGGCCTCGCCGCCGAGCGCGGCCGCCTGCTCGGCACCGCCACGCCGGAACGGCCGGGTGCCGACCCGGACGCCCTCGACGCGCAGGCGCGCGCCGCCCGCGGCGAGGAGGCCGCCCTCGGTGAGGCGCAGGCCGCGGCCCGCCGCACGCTCGAGGCTGCCGTCGCCGCCCGCGCCGCGGCCGAGGACGCCGAGCGGGAGAGCGAGCGCGCGCTGGCCGCCGTCCACCGCGGCGTCGCCGACCGGCGCGAGGGCCTCGCCCGGCTCACCGGCCAGGTGGCCGCTCGGCGCAGCGCCCTCGAGGCCGGCGAGGCCGAGCTCGGGCGCCTGCGCGTCAACCTCGAGGGGGCCGAGCGGCGCGCCCGCGAGGCCCAGGCCGAGTTCACCGTGCTCGAGCAGCAGGCCGCCGGGGCCGAGGAGGGCGAGGAGGGCCTCGACGAGGCGCACGAGAGAGCCGTCGCCGAGCTCGACGCCGCCGAGGCCGCCGTCGCCACCCTCACCGAGACGGTCCGGGCCGCGGATGGGGAGCGCTCCACGTGGCAGGCCCGCCGGGAGACCCTCGAGCTCTCCCTCACCCGCAAGGACGGCACGGGCGCGCTCCTCGCGGACGCCGACGCCCTCGCCGGCCTCCTCGGGTCCCTCCCCGACGCCCTCACCGTCGAGCCCGGGTACGAGAACGCCGTGGCCGCCGTCCTCGGGCCGTTCGCGGACGCGGCCGTCGTCGAGTCCCCGGACGTGGCGGTCGACGCCGTCCGCCGGGCCCGCGACGGCGACCTCGGCCAGGTGCGGCTCGTCGTGGCCGGGGACGGCGACGGCGGGGGAGCGGCGGGTGCCGCGCCGGCCGGGGGCCGGTGGGCCCGCGAGCTCGTCACCGCGCCCGACGCCCTGCGCGGCACCGTCGACGCCATGCTCGCCGACGTCGTCGTCGTCGACGACCTGGCCGCCGCCCGTGCCGCCGTCACCGAGGCCGCCGTCGTCGCCGTCACCCGCGAGGGGGACGTCCTGTCCCGCACGAGCGCCACGGGCGGCGGCCCGGGAGGCCCCAGCGTCCTCGAGCTGCACGCCGCCTACGAGGAGGCGGGCGCCGAGCTCACCGCGGCGGTCGCCCGCGCGGAGCAGGCCCGGTTCGCCCTCGGCCCCGCGCGGGAGCGGGCGCAGGCGGCGCGCGCGGAGGTCGAGCGCACGCTCGCGGACCTGCACGCCTCCGACGCCCGGCTCGCCGGCGTCGCCGAACGCCTGGGCCGCCTGGGGTCCGCGGCCCGTGCCGCCGAGGCCGAGGCCGAGCGCATCCGCCCGGCGATCGAGAAGGCCGTCGCGGCCGGCGCCGCGCACGAGGCCGAGCTCGCCGCACTGGCGGAGCGGCTCGAGCACGCCCAGCGCGAGCCCGCCCGCGCCGAGGAGGACCTCGCCGCCGCGACGACCGCCCGGGACGCCGCCACCGCCCGGGCCCGCGACGCGCGCGCCAAGGAGACCGAGGCCCGCCTCGCCCTGCGGACCGTGGAGGAGCGGGTCTCCGCCCTCGCCGGGCGCGCGGCGTCGCTCGAGCGAGCGGCGGCCCGGGAGCGCACCGCCCGGCAGGTGGCGGCCGAGCGGGAGCGCGTCCGGGCCCGGCAGGCCGCCGTGGCCGCCGAGGTGGGCGCGGACGCCGCGGTGGCCCTCGCGGCGATCGACCGCTCGCTCGAGGCCGCCTCGCGCGAGCGGGAGGTGGCCGAGGAGGCCCGGGCCGTCCGGGACGCCGAGCTCACCGCCGCCCGCGCGGAGATCGACCGCACGAGCGCGGAGCTCGCCCAGCTCACCGACGCCGTCCACCGTGACGAGGTGGCCCGCGCGGAGCAGCGGCTGCGGATCAGCCAGCTCGAGGAGCGCTCCATCGCGGAGCTGGGGCTCGACCCCGCCGTCCTCGTCGACGAGCTCGGCCCCGACCGGCCCGTCCCCGGCGCGGGCGACGAGCCCGACCGGCCGTACGTGCGCGCCGAGCAGGAGCAGCGGTTGCGCCGGGCGGAGCGCGACCTCGCGCGCCTGGGGCGCGTCAACCCCCTCGCGCTCGAGGAGCACGCCGCGCTCGCCGAACGGCACCAGTTCCTCACCACCCAGCTCGCGGACCTCAAGAAGTCCCGGGCCGACCTCATGTCCATCGTCCGCGAGATCGACGAGCGGGTGGAGCGGGTCTTCGCCGACGCGTTCCGCGATACCGCCGCCGCGTTCGAGCGGGTGTTCTCCCGGCTCTTCCCCGGCGGCGAAGGGCGGCTCATCCTCACCGACCCGGACGACATGCTCACCACGGGCATCGAGATCGAGGCCCGCCCCGCGGGCAAGAAGGTCAAGCGGCTCTCGCTGCTCTCCGGCGGCGAGCGGTCCCTCACCGCGGTGGCGCTCCTCGTGGCGATCTTCAAGGCGCGGCCGAGCCCGTTCTACGTCATGGACGAGGTCGAGGCCGCCCTCGACGACGTCAACCTGGGCCGCCTGCTCGAGATCTTTACCGAGCTGCGCGAGGACTCCCAGCTCATCGTGGTCACGCACCAGAAGCGCACCATGGAGATCGCCGACGCCCTGTACGGCGTGACGATGCGCGGCGACGGCGTCACCACGGTCATCAGCCAGCGGCTCCACGAGGACGTCCCGGCACCCGTGGGCACGTGA
- the ndk gene encoding nucleoside-diphosphate kinase has product MTTERTLVLVKPDGVRRALTGEILRRIEAKGYTVVALERRSADADLLAAHYAEHEGKPFFAPLLEFMGSGPVVAAVVEGNRVIEGVRSLAGATDPTVAAPGTIRGDLARTWDTAVVQNLVHGSDSPESAAREIALWFPSL; this is encoded by the coding sequence GTGACTACCGAGCGCACCCTCGTCCTCGTCAAGCCCGACGGCGTCCGCCGCGCCCTCACCGGGGAGATCCTCCGGCGCATCGAGGCGAAGGGCTACACCGTCGTCGCGCTCGAGCGGCGCAGCGCTGACGCCGACCTCCTCGCCGCGCACTACGCCGAGCACGAGGGCAAGCCGTTCTTCGCCCCGCTCCTGGAGTTCATGGGCTCGGGCCCGGTGGTCGCCGCCGTCGTCGAGGGCAACCGCGTCATCGAGGGCGTGCGCTCCCTCGCCGGGGCGACCGACCCGACCGTCGCCGCCCCCGGCACCATCCGCGGGGACCTCGCCCGCACCTGGGACACCGCCGTCGTGCAGAACCTCGTCCACGGCTCGGACTCGCCCGAGTCCGCCGCGCGTGAGATCGCTCTCTGGTTCCCGAGCCTCTGA
- a CDS encoding DUF4233 domain-containing protein: MSAPAKPRSSARALFATTVLTLEAFVVFFAALVAFGLDVAAPGVVFGVAGVLAVLCLVAAGLVRRGRAGVVLGWVVQVLLLACGLVLPTMFALGGVFTLIWVVSLRTGGRIDAERVERERAQAAPDGR, from the coding sequence GTGAGCGCGCCCGCCAAGCCGCGCTCGTCGGCGCGCGCGCTGTTCGCCACCACGGTCCTCACACTCGAGGCCTTCGTCGTCTTCTTCGCCGCCCTCGTCGCCTTCGGCCTCGACGTCGCCGCGCCCGGCGTGGTGTTCGGCGTCGCGGGCGTCCTCGCCGTGCTGTGCCTCGTCGCCGCAGGCCTCGTGCGCCGCGGCCGCGCCGGGGTGGTCCTCGGCTGGGTGGTCCAGGTGCTCCTGCTCGCCTGCGGCCTCGTCCTGCCGACGATGTTCGCGCTCGGCGGCGTCTTCACCCTCATCTGGGTCGTCTCGTTGCGCACGGGCGGGCGGATCGACGCCGAGCGGGTGGAGCGCGAGCGCGCCCAGGCCGCACCGGACGGACGGTAG
- a CDS encoding HAD-IIA family hydrolase, which yields MSDPKPVECWLTDMDGVLVHEQRALPGAADFIAALTTSGRPFLVLTNNSMYTPRDLRARLQAGGIDVPESAIWTSALATAQFLDGQRPGGTAYVVGEAGLTTALHEIGYVMTDRSPEYVVLGETRTYSFDAITRAIRLIEAGARFIATNPDPSGPSAEGSVPATGAVAALITRATGVEPYNVGKPNPLMMRSALNRLDAHSETTIMVGDRMDTDIVSGLEAGLRTVLVLTGSTRRDQIDRFPYRPTRVVESVAELVPAVAQLGPPATGPAA from the coding sequence ATGAGCGATCCCAAGCCCGTGGAGTGCTGGCTCACGGACATGGACGGCGTGCTCGTGCACGAGCAGCGGGCCCTGCCCGGTGCCGCGGACTTCATCGCCGCCCTCACGACGAGCGGCCGGCCGTTCCTCGTGCTCACCAACAACTCGATGTACACCCCGCGCGACCTGCGCGCGCGCCTGCAGGCCGGGGGCATCGACGTGCCCGAGAGCGCGATCTGGACCTCGGCGCTGGCGACGGCGCAGTTCCTCGACGGGCAGCGGCCGGGCGGCACCGCCTACGTCGTGGGCGAGGCGGGGCTGACGACCGCGCTCCACGAGATCGGCTACGTCATGACCGACCGCTCGCCGGAGTACGTGGTCCTCGGTGAGACGCGCACCTACTCCTTCGACGCCATCACGCGGGCGATCCGGCTCATCGAGGCGGGTGCGCGGTTCATCGCCACCAACCCGGACCCGTCCGGCCCCTCGGCCGAGGGCTCCGTCCCGGCCACGGGGGCCGTCGCGGCGCTCATCACCCGGGCGACGGGGGTGGAGCCCTACAACGTCGGCAAGCCCAACCCGCTGATGATGCGCAGCGCCCTCAACCGCCTCGACGCGCACTCCGAGACCACGATCATGGTGGGCGACCGGATGGACACCGACATCGTCAGCGGCCTCGAGGCGGGCCTGCGCACCGTGCTCGTGCTCACCGGCTCCACCCGCCGGGACCAGATCGACCGGTTCCCCTACCGCCCCACCCGGGTGGTGGAGTCCGTCGCCGAGCTGGTCCCCGCGGTCGCTCAGCTCGGCCCACCGGCCACGGGGCCCGCCGCGTGA
- the dhaM gene encoding dihydroxyacetone kinase phosphoryl donor subunit DhaM, producing MRAALAPTTAIVVVSHSARLARGVVEVAAQMAPDVTLRPAGGRDDDGLGTSFDRIARTIAALREAAPSRPVVVITDLGSATMTAQAVLESFGEGPQIQLADGPLVEGAVAAAVAAQGGAGVSEVRRAAEEAALAFAAAQRTGPVPHGDRPVGAPPLERTLVLRNELGLHARPAAMIARLVAGFDATVEIEGVDAASVLALMGLGLGNGDTMRLRASGPAAEHALDLVADVVESRFGEE from the coding sequence GTGAGAGCGGCCCTGGCGCCGACGACGGCGATCGTCGTCGTCTCCCACTCCGCCCGGCTCGCCCGTGGGGTCGTCGAGGTCGCCGCACAGATGGCGCCCGACGTCACGCTGCGACCCGCCGGGGGGCGCGACGACGACGGCCTGGGCACGAGCTTCGACCGGATCGCACGGACCATCGCCGCGCTCCGCGAGGCGGCGCCCTCCCGACCCGTCGTCGTCATCACCGACCTCGGGTCCGCGACGATGACGGCGCAGGCCGTCCTCGAGTCCTTCGGGGAGGGCCCGCAGATCCAGCTCGCCGACGGCCCGCTCGTCGAGGGGGCCGTGGCGGCGGCGGTCGCCGCGCAGGGCGGCGCCGGCGTCAGTGAGGTGCGGCGGGCGGCCGAGGAGGCCGCCCTCGCGTTCGCGGCCGCCCAGCGGACCGGACCCGTCCCGCACGGGGACAGGCCGGTGGGGGCCCCGCCGCTGGAGCGCACGCTCGTCCTGCGCAACGAGCTCGGCCTGCACGCCCGGCCCGCGGCGATGATCGCCCGGCTCGTCGCCGGGTTCGACGCCACCGTCGAGATCGAGGGCGTCGACGCGGCCAGCGTGCTGGCGCTCATGGGCCTGGGCCTGGGCAACGGCGACACCATGCGCCTGCGGGCCAGCGGGCCGGCGGCCGAGCACGCGCTCGACCTCGTCGCGGACGTCGTCGAGAGCCGGTTCGGCGAGGAGTGA
- the dhaL gene encoding dihydroxyacetone kinase subunit DhaL — MSGPTDLDAAWALRWALLAQEAVSRHRIELMELDQAIGDGDHGENMDRGFTAVGARLEESAPPATPSEVLRFVATTLMSTVGGAAGPLYGTAFLRGAAACLPGEGQTRHALGGAEVATVLEAGLAGIVARGKAAPGEKTMVDAWAPAVRAARAAADAGATPADVLAAAAEAAETGAQDTEPMIATKGRASYLGPRSAGHRDPGAVSSALLLRAAADAAVRGDGAALDDGSVPDDAAAPDDGPDDAAPAGTA, encoded by the coding sequence ATGAGTGGACCGACGGACCTCGACGCCGCGTGGGCGCTGCGGTGGGCGCTGCTCGCCCAGGAGGCCGTCTCCCGCCACCGGATCGAGCTCATGGAGCTCGACCAGGCGATCGGAGACGGGGACCACGGGGAGAACATGGACCGCGGGTTCACCGCGGTCGGCGCCCGGCTCGAGGAGAGCGCGCCCCCGGCCACGCCGTCCGAGGTGCTGCGGTTCGTCGCGACCACCCTCATGTCCACCGTCGGCGGCGCTGCGGGGCCGCTGTACGGCACCGCCTTCCTCCGGGGCGCGGCCGCGTGCCTGCCGGGCGAGGGGCAGACCCGGCATGCGCTCGGCGGCGCCGAGGTCGCCACGGTGCTCGAGGCGGGCCTCGCCGGCATCGTCGCCCGGGGCAAGGCGGCGCCGGGGGAGAAGACCATGGTCGACGCGTGGGCGCCGGCCGTCCGCGCCGCCCGGGCCGCGGCCGACGCCGGGGCCACGCCGGCCGACGTGCTCGCCGCCGCCGCCGAGGCCGCGGAGACCGGCGCCCAGGACACCGAGCCGATGATCGCCACCAAGGGCCGCGCCAGCTACCTCGGGCCGCGCAGCGCCGGGCACCGGGACCCCGGTGCCGTCTCCAGCGCCCTGCTGCTGCGCGCGGCCGCGGACGCCGCGGTCCGCGGCGACGGCGCGGCGCTGGACGACGGCTCCGTCCCCGACGACGCCGCGGCCCCGGACGACGGCCCCGACGACGCGGCGCCCGCAGGCACCGCGTGA
- a CDS encoding dihydroxyacetone kinase subunit DhaK, with amino-acid sequence MKKLVNDPRDAVAQFARAFARAHADLVTLHEDPLFLARPAEAGQVAVVASGGSGHEPLHVGFVGPGMLAAAVPGPLFSAPPPDAVLAATRAVDGGAGVLHVVPNYTGDVLTVALATEQAPGLDVRTVVVADDVAIPDPATRRGVAGTVLVERIAGAAAARGDDLDAVTAVARRAAAAVASMGATLRPGTAPHARPLGDDEVELGVGIHGEPGRERVAYAGADRLTDLLLDPVVAALGLRAGEEALLLVNGLGATPLAELYIVYGRARDRLEAHGVRVVRSLVGDFATSIDTAGASVSVLRLDEDLLRLWDAPVRTAVLRWGG; translated from the coding sequence GTGAAGAAGCTCGTCAACGACCCGCGGGACGCCGTCGCGCAGTTCGCCCGGGCCTTCGCCCGGGCGCACGCCGACCTCGTCACCCTCCACGAGGACCCGCTCTTCCTCGCCCGGCCGGCCGAGGCGGGGCAGGTCGCGGTGGTGGCGAGCGGGGGGAGCGGGCACGAGCCCCTCCACGTCGGCTTCGTGGGACCGGGCATGCTCGCGGCGGCCGTGCCGGGGCCCCTGTTCTCGGCCCCGCCGCCGGACGCGGTCCTCGCGGCGACCCGCGCGGTCGACGGCGGCGCCGGGGTGCTCCACGTGGTGCCGAACTACACGGGCGACGTCCTCACCGTCGCCCTGGCGACGGAGCAGGCGCCCGGGCTCGACGTGCGGACCGTCGTCGTGGCGGACGACGTCGCGATCCCCGACCCGGCGACGCGCCGCGGCGTGGCCGGCACCGTGCTCGTCGAGCGCATCGCCGGGGCGGCCGCCGCCCGCGGGGACGACCTCGACGCCGTCACCGCCGTCGCCCGTCGCGCCGCCGCTGCGGTGGCGAGCATGGGCGCCACCCTGCGGCCGGGCACCGCCCCGCACGCGCGGCCCCTCGGCGACGACGAGGTCGAGCTCGGGGTCGGGATCCACGGGGAGCCCGGACGCGAGCGCGTCGCCTACGCCGGCGCCGACCGGCTCACCGACCTCCTCCTCGACCCGGTCGTCGCCGCGCTCGGGCTGCGGGCCGGCGAGGAGGCCCTCCTCCTCGTCAACGGGCTCGGAGCCACGCCGCTGGCCGAGCTGTACATCGTCTACGGCCGGGCCCGCGACCGGCTCGAGGCCCACGGCGTGCGGGTGGTGCGCTCCCTCGTCGGGGACTTCGCCACCTCGATCGACACCGCCGGCGCGAGCGTGAGCGTGCTGCGCCTGGATGAGGACCTGCTCCGGTTGTGGGACGCTCCTGTGCGTACCGCGGTGCTGCGTTGGGGAGGGTGA
- a CDS encoding bifunctional folylpolyglutamate synthase/dihydrofolate synthase: MTPIDRGDIGPGTPDPEGHFEDETPQEEPDEHAAGLRELLSSSLVAGPDPDVVDEVLGAPEVTVDEAEASASRAEADSAVQQIYAQILARAPEHDVQPSLERVEQVLELLGDPHRAYPVIHVAGTNGKTSTARVIERLLREMGLRTGRFTSPHLTTVRERIAIDGEPISPEAFVATWAEVEPYVTLVDERSVAAGGPRLSFFEVFTVMALAAFADAPVDVAVVEVGMGGRWDATNVVDGRIEVITSISRDHERWLGHSLPEIAAEKAGIITAASTVVSAEQDEEVTPVIADASHALDARLLTEGTELAVLDRQIAVGGQMLTLRTPAATYTDVYLPLHGEHQARNALLGLVAVETFFGGGSLDAGVVEQAMASADSPGRLEVVRRSPRVLVDAAHNPAGVEALRAAVEEAFDLDRIVGVVGVMNDKDAETILAGLEPLLAEVVITRAPTDRAHDVEDLAEIAREVFDPDRVHVAERLDEAVDLAVTLAEADEDAAGAVLITGSIVLVAQARILLGHP; encoded by the coding sequence ATGACCCCCATCGACCGAGGCGACATCGGGCCCGGGACACCGGACCCGGAGGGCCACTTCGAGGACGAGACGCCCCAGGAGGAGCCGGACGAGCACGCCGCCGGGCTGCGCGAGCTGCTGTCCTCCTCCCTCGTCGCCGGACCGGACCCCGACGTCGTCGACGAGGTGCTCGGCGCCCCCGAGGTCACCGTCGACGAGGCGGAGGCGTCCGCGTCCCGCGCCGAGGCGGACTCCGCCGTCCAGCAGATCTACGCGCAGATCCTCGCGCGCGCCCCGGAGCACGACGTGCAGCCGAGCCTCGAGCGGGTCGAGCAGGTCCTCGAGCTCCTCGGCGACCCGCACCGGGCCTACCCGGTCATCCACGTCGCGGGCACGAACGGCAAGACGTCGACCGCGCGGGTGATCGAGCGCCTGCTGCGCGAGATGGGCCTGCGCACCGGGCGGTTCACCTCCCCGCACCTCACGACCGTCCGCGAGCGGATCGCCATCGACGGGGAGCCCATCAGCCCGGAGGCGTTCGTGGCGACGTGGGCCGAGGTCGAGCCCTACGTCACCCTCGTCGACGAGCGCTCCGTCGCCGCCGGCGGGCCCCGCCTGAGCTTCTTCGAGGTGTTCACCGTCATGGCGCTCGCGGCGTTCGCCGACGCGCCCGTGGACGTGGCGGTCGTCGAGGTGGGGATGGGTGGGCGCTGGGACGCCACCAACGTCGTCGACGGGCGCATCGAGGTCATCACGTCGATCTCCCGCGACCACGAGCGCTGGCTGGGCCACTCCCTGCCGGAGATCGCCGCCGAGAAGGCGGGGATCATCACCGCCGCGTCCACCGTCGTCAGCGCCGAGCAGGACGAGGAGGTGACGCCGGTCATCGCCGACGCCAGCCACGCCCTCGACGCCCGGCTGCTCACCGAGGGGACCGAGCTGGCCGTCCTCGACCGGCAGATCGCCGTGGGTGGGCAGATGCTCACGCTGCGCACCCCGGCGGCGACCTACACCGACGTCTACCTCCCGCTCCACGGCGAGCACCAGGCGCGCAACGCGCTCCTCGGGCTGGTCGCGGTCGAGACCTTCTTCGGTGGCGGGTCGCTCGACGCCGGCGTCGTCGAGCAGGCGATGGCCAGCGCGGACTCGCCCGGACGGCTCGAGGTGGTCCGGCGCAGCCCGCGGGTGCTCGTCGACGCCGCGCACAACCCGGCCGGCGTGGAGGCGCTGCGGGCCGCCGTCGAGGAGGCGTTCGACCTCGACCGGATCGTCGGCGTGGTCGGCGTGATGAACGACAAGGACGCCGAGACGATCCTCGCAGGCCTCGAGCCCCTGCTCGCCGAGGTGGTCATCACCCGGGCGCCCACTGACCGGGCCCACGACGTGGAGGACCTCGCCGAGATCGCCCGCGAGGTCTTCGACCCCGACCGGGTGCACGTCGCGGAGCGGCTCGACGAGGCGGTGGACCTCGCCGTCACCCTCGCCGAGGCGGACGAGGACGCGGCCGGGGCCGTGCTCATCACGGGGTCCATCGTCCTCGTCGCCCAGGCACGGATCCTCCTCGGCCACCCCTGA